From the genome of Aestuariirhabdus haliotis:
CAAAATTGTTCCTCCCAAGCGTGAGATTTTGAAAAACATCTCCCTCTCCTTCTTCCCCGGCGCCAAGATCGGCGTACTGGGCCTGAACGGCGCGGGTAAATCGACCCTGCTGCGCATCATGGCCGGCATCGATACCGAGATCGAAGGCGAAGCACGCCCACAACCCGGCATCAAGGTCGGTTACCTACCCCAGGAGCCCCAGCTGGATCCGGAGAAAAACGTCCGGGAAGTGGTTGAGGAAGCACTGTCGGAAGTCGCCGATGCCCAGGCCCGACTGGATGAGGTTTACGCCGCTTACGCCGAGCCCGATGCCGATTTCGATGCCCTGGCCGCCGAACAGGGACGCCTTGAGAACATCATTCAGGCCGCCGACGCCCACAATATGGAGCGCAAGCTGGAAGTCGCCGCCGATGCTCTGCGCCTGCCCGACTGGGAGGCCCAGGTAAAGAATTTATCCGGTGGTGAAAAGCGTCGTGTGGCCCTGTGCCGTCTGCTGCTGTCGAGCCCCGACATGCTGCTGCTCGACGAGCCTACCAACCACCTGGATGCGGAAAGTGTTGGCTGGTTGGAGCGTTTCCTGCACGAATACCCCGGCACGGTGGTGGCGATCACCCACGACCGCTACTTCCTCGACAACGCCGCCAGCTGGATTCTCGAACTGGACCGCGGCTATGGCATTCCTTTCGAGGGCAACTACTCGGCCTGGCTGGGCGCCAAGGAGGAGCGTTTGCTGCAGGAAGAGAAACAGCAGCAGGCCCGGGAAAAATCGATTCGCCACGAACTGGAGTGGGTGCGTTCCAACGCCAAGGGGCGCCAATCCAAGAGCAAGGCCCGCCTGGCCCGCTTCGAGGAGATGAGCTCCCAGGAATACCAACGCCGCAACGAAACCAACGAAATCTATATTCCCCCCGGCCCTCGCCTGGGCGACAAGGTGATCGAATTTGATGGCGTCACCAAAGCCTTCGGCGACAAGCTGCTGATCGACAACCTGAGCTTTGCCATGCCCAAGGGCGCCATTGTCGGTGTCATCGGTGGTAACGGCGCCGGTAAATCGACCCTGTTCAAGATGATTAGCGGAGTCGAGCAGCCCGACAGCGGCAGCATCAGCGTCGGAGAAACGGTCAAACTGGCGTTTGTCGACCAGAGCCGTGACGCCCTGGGTGGGGAAAACACTGTCTGGCAGGAGATCTCCGAAGGGCAGGACATCCTGCGCATCAATGGCTACGAGGTACCTTCGCGTACCTACGTCGGCCGATTCAACTTTAAGGGCTCCGACCAGCAGAAGTTCGTCAAGGATCTCTCCGGTGGTGAGCGGGGTCGCCTGCACCTGGCCAACACCTTAAAGCAGGGCGCCAACGTATTACTGCTCGATGAGCCCAGTAACGACCTGGATGTGGAAACCCTGCGAGCGCTGGAAGAAGCATTGCTGGAGTTCCCCGGTTGCGCCATTGTGATCTCTCACGACCGCTGGTTCCTGGACCGTATCGCCACCCACATACTGGCCTATGAGGGTGATTCACAGGTCAACTTCTTTGCCGGCAACTACAGCGAATACGAGGCTGATCGCAAGCAGCGACTGGGTGATGACGCCCAGCCGAAACGGGTCAAATACAAGCGCCTGGCCTAAGACTGGTGAGGCAGGTTCCGCCGACCGAGTCCCAGGCTCGTGCGGCGGCGCTTGCTCCCAAAGCAAAAATCACTATAGTTCTAGTTAGTCCATCGGTGTCATCGCCGTCCACTGAACGCAGGAATAATGACCATGTCTCAAGGGGATAATCCCAGCGAACGTCGTAACTTTACCCGCTTTGCTTTTGATGCCGACAGCGTCATGCACCAGGAGGGTAAGCGCTGGCCGGTGAACCTGGTCGACATCTCGCTCCATGGTGTACTGGTCAAGCTGGAAGAAAACTGCGCGATCAACCTCGACGCACCGGCCCTGATCCATATCACCCTCGATAGCGACCACCATATCGAAATGCACCTCGAATTTGCCCACCAGCACGATGGCCTGACCGGCTTCTCCTGCCAGCAAATCGATCTGGACAGTATCACCCAGCTGAAACGGCTGGCCGAGCTGAACCTGGGCGACCACCAAGCCCTGGAACGCGAACTGGGCACCCTGACCGGCTAACCGTTGGCCATCCTCAAGCTGTATGACTCGCTGCAGACTTTACCTGGCCTGAAGCCTGTCCCCTGACAATCGAATCTGATACATGGCAAAAGCAAAATCCCGCAAGGCTTTCGTATGCAACGACTGCGGCAGCGAATCCAGCAAGTGGCAGGGCCAATGCCCGGACTGCAAAGCCTGGAACACCATGAGCGAAATCAATCTGGGCAGTAACGCGCCCCATCTGGCATCCACAGCCCCACGCAGCGGTTTCGCCGGAGCCCTGAGCGATGTGCAACTGCTGGCCGATGTCGACGTCAGCCAGACCCCGCGCTTTTCCAGCGGCATTGAAGAGTTCGATCGAGTGCTGGGTGGCGGTTTCGTCCCTGGCAGCGCCGTGCTGCTGGGCGGCCATCCCGGCGCCGGTAAAAGTACCGTGCTGTTGCAGGTGCTCTGTCATATCGCACAATCAATGCCCGCCCTTTATGTTTCCGGCGAAGAATCCCTGCAACAGATTGCCAGCCGCGCCCAGCGACTGGGCCTGCCGACCCACCAGCTGAAGATGCTCGCGGAGACCAGCTCGGAAAACGTGGTCGCGGTGGCCGAACGGGAAAAGCCCGGCATCATCGTCATCGACTCCATACAGGTGATGTTTATGGCGGGTATCGACTCAGCCCCGGGCGGAGTGTCCCAGGTGCGGGAAAGCGCGGCCTTCCTGACCCGCTTTGCCAAACAGACCAATACCGTATTGCTAATTGTCGGTCACGTCACCAAAGACAACTCACTGGCCGGACCGATGACCCTGTCCCACATCATCGACACCCAGTTGATGCTGGGTAACAGCGACGATTCCCGCTACCGCATTATGCGCGCTACCAAAAACCGCTTTGGCCAGGTCAACGAGCTGGGCATCTTCGCCATGACCGAGCGAGGCCTGAAAGAGGTTCGAAATCCTTCCGCCATTTTCCTCAATCGCCACCAGAAAAATACCCCCGGCAGCATTATCAATGTGCTCTGGGAAGGGACTCGCCCGCTGCTGGTGGAGCTGCAAGCTCTGGTGGTCGAGTCCCAGCTGGGCAATCCTCGCCGGGTCACCGTGGGACTGGACCAGAACCGACTGGCCATGCTGCTGGCCGTGCTGAACCGACACGGCGGCATCTTTACCAGCGATCAGGATGTGTTCGTCAATGTGGTTGGTGGCGTTCGCGTCACCGAAACCAGCGCCGACCTGGCAACGGTATTGGCTATAGTCTCCAGTTTGCGCGACCGAGCCATTAGCCAACAGCTGTTCGCTTTCGGTGAAGTAGGTCTATCAGGAGAGATACGTCCGGTTGCCAACGGCCAGGAGCGCATTCAGGAAGCCGCCAAGCACGGTTTCAAGCAGGCGATCGTACCCAAAGCCAACCTGCCCAGAGAGAGCATTGCCGGTATCGAGCTGGTCGGTGTCACCAGTCTCGCCGAAGCCCTGGACCAGATTCAGGAGTGGAGTTGATGCCCCGGCCTCCGGTTGTGGTCGCCATCTCCGGGCTGGACCCGACCGGCGGCGCCGGTATTGCCGCTGACATCGAAGCGATCACCGCCATGGGCGGCCATTGCTGCCCCCTGATCAGCTGCCAAACCGTGCAGGACAGCCATGGAGTGACACGCGTTGAGGCCGTCAATAGCCAGCTGTTAATCGACCAGGCCCGGGTACTGCTGCATGATATCAAGCCCGACGCTTTCAAACTGGGCGCCCTTGCCACTGCCGAGACGGTTGCTGCGGTGAGGCAGATCCTCACCCCCTTCCCGGACGTTCCCGTGGTCATGGATCCGGTACTGGCCGGTGGTGGCGGCGGCAGTCTGGGTGGGCCGGCATTAGCCGCTGCACTCTGTGATCTGATGCCTCTGATTGAGATCTGTACGCCCAATATTCCGGAGCTAAAAACGCTGGCCGAGGCTTGCCAGGAACCGGACAGCGTCAGTGACATCGACGCCGTACTGCAACGCGGCTGCGGCTCCCTCCTATTAACCGGGACCCACGCCGCCAGCCAGCAGATTCATCATCGACTGTACCGCGCCAACGGGGAGGTTCAGCAATACCATTGTTCGCGACTGCCCGGCGAATACCACGGCAGCGGCTGCACCCTGGCCGCCGCTCTCGCCGCGCGCCGGGCACAGGGGGATTGCCTCGAGAGCGCCTGCCAAGCCGCTCTGGATTATTGCTTCGACAGCCTTGTAAACGCTTACTCACTTGGCAAAGGGCAGCTTTTCCCGGACCGTTTGCCCCGCCTCCGAGCTACAAAAGGCTCAGACGAATGAGCATCCACGGACTCTATGCCATCACCGACTCCCAACTGTTACCTCCCCAGCAACTACTCGAGGCGGTCGAGCAAGCCCTGCGCGGCGGTACCCGAATTCTCCAGTACCGTGACAAAGCTTCCGGACAAGCCCGGCGGCTTGAGCAAGCCCGGCGGCTCAAGCTACTGTGTGATCGTTATGCGGTACCACTGCTGATCAACGATGACCTTCAACTGGCGCTGGATTGCGATGCTGCCGGCGTGCATCTGGGACAAGGGGATCACACGCTGCAACAAGCAAGGGAAACACTGGGCCCCGATGCCATTATCGGCATAACCTGCCATGATTCCCTGTCTCTGGCCCTGAAGGCACAACAGGACGGCGCCAACTACGTGGCCTTTGGCCGTTTCTTCCCCTCCCACACCAAACCCGAGGCGCCGCCCGCGCCTCTTGAATTACTGCCACAAGCCCGACAACAGCTGCGTCTTCCACTGATAGCCATTGGCGGCATTACTGTGGATAATGCCGATCAGGTTATCTCCCGGGGGGCCGATGCCATCGCTGTCATCCACCACCTTTTTGCCAGCGACGATATCGAGCAGCGCGCCCGCGCCCTCAGCGCCGCCTTTGACAGTCTCTGAAGAGGAAATTGCATGTCTCGTTCTGAACAACTATTTGAGCAAGCCAAGATCAGCATTCCTGGTGGCGTGAACTCGCCCGTACGCGCCTTCAATGGCGTGGGTGGTACACCCGTTTTCTTCCAGCGCGCTGACGGCGCTTATATCTTCGACGAAGATAACAAGCCTTATGTCGATTACATCGGCTCCTGGGGGCCTATGATCCTGGGCCATAATCACCCGGCGGTGATCGATGCCGTAAAGGCCCAGATTGAACGAGGCCTCAGCTTCGGCGCTCCCACCGAAGTGGAAATCACCATGGCGGAGAAAGTCTGCGAGCTGATCCCCTCCATCGATCAGGTGCGCATGGTCAACTCCGGCACCGAAGCTACCATGAGCGCCATTCGTCTGGCCCGCGGCTATACCGGCCGCGACAAGATTCTCAAATTCGAAGGTTGCTATCACGGTCACGCCGATTCCCTGCTGGTAAAGGCCGGCTCCGGCGCTTTAACACTGGGCGTGCCCAACTCTCCCGGCGTGCCGGCCTCGGTCGCCGAGCATACATTGACCCTGCCTTTCAACGATATTGACGCGGTGCGTCAACTGTTTGCCGAACTCGGTGACCAGATCGCCTGCATCATCGTCGAGCCGGTCGCCGGTAATATGAACTGCATTCCTCCTGTCCCAGGCTTCCTCGAAGGGCTGCGAGAAGTCTGTGATCAACATAAAACCGTATTGATCTTCGACGAAGTCATGACCGGTTTTCGGGTCGCGCTGGGCGGCGCCCAATCGGTCTATCAGGTGACGCCTGACCTCACCACCCTGGGTAAAATCATCGGTGGCGGTATGCCGGTGGGTGCCTTTGGCGGTCATCGCGACATCATGCAACAACTGGCACCGGCCGGTCCGGTCTATCAAGCCGGCACCCTGTCGGGTAACCCGGTGGCCATGGCAGCAGGGCTGGCCATGCTCAACACCAT
Proteins encoded in this window:
- the ettA gene encoding energy-dependent translational throttle protein EttA; translation: MAQYVYTMNRVGKIVPPKREILKNISLSFFPGAKIGVLGLNGAGKSTLLRIMAGIDTEIEGEARPQPGIKVGYLPQEPQLDPEKNVREVVEEALSEVADAQARLDEVYAAYAEPDADFDALAAEQGRLENIIQAADAHNMERKLEVAADALRLPDWEAQVKNLSGGEKRRVALCRLLLSSPDMLLLDEPTNHLDAESVGWLERFLHEYPGTVVAITHDRYFLDNAASWILELDRGYGIPFEGNYSAWLGAKEERLLQEEKQQQAREKSIRHELEWVRSNAKGRQSKSKARLARFEEMSSQEYQRRNETNEIYIPPGPRLGDKVIEFDGVTKAFGDKLLIDNLSFAMPKGAIVGVIGGNGAGKSTLFKMISGVEQPDSGSISVGETVKLAFVDQSRDALGGENTVWQEISEGQDILRINGYEVPSRTYVGRFNFKGSDQQKFVKDLSGGERGRLHLANTLKQGANVLLLDEPSNDLDVETLRALEEALLEFPGCAIVISHDRWFLDRIATHILAYEGDSQVNFFAGNYSEYEADRKQRLGDDAQPKRVKYKRLA
- a CDS encoding PilZ domain-containing protein produces the protein MSQGDNPSERRNFTRFAFDADSVMHQEGKRWPVNLVDISLHGVLVKLEENCAINLDAPALIHITLDSDHHIEMHLEFAHQHDGLTGFSCQQIDLDSITQLKRLAELNLGDHQALERELGTLTG
- the radA gene encoding DNA repair protein RadA; this encodes MAKAKSRKAFVCNDCGSESSKWQGQCPDCKAWNTMSEINLGSNAPHLASTAPRSGFAGALSDVQLLADVDVSQTPRFSSGIEEFDRVLGGGFVPGSAVLLGGHPGAGKSTVLLQVLCHIAQSMPALYVSGEESLQQIASRAQRLGLPTHQLKMLAETSSENVVAVAEREKPGIIVIDSIQVMFMAGIDSAPGGVSQVRESAAFLTRFAKQTNTVLLIVGHVTKDNSLAGPMTLSHIIDTQLMLGNSDDSRYRIMRATKNRFGQVNELGIFAMTERGLKEVRNPSAIFLNRHQKNTPGSIINVLWEGTRPLLVELQALVVESQLGNPRRVTVGLDQNRLAMLLAVLNRHGGIFTSDQDVFVNVVGGVRVTETSADLATVLAIVSSLRDRAISQQLFAFGEVGLSGEIRPVANGQERIQEAAKHGFKQAIVPKANLPRESIAGIELVGVTSLAEALDQIQEWS
- the thiD gene encoding bifunctional hydroxymethylpyrimidine kinase/phosphomethylpyrimidine kinase, coding for MPRPPVVVAISGLDPTGGAGIAADIEAITAMGGHCCPLISCQTVQDSHGVTRVEAVNSQLLIDQARVLLHDIKPDAFKLGALATAETVAAVRQILTPFPDVPVVMDPVLAGGGGGSLGGPALAAALCDLMPLIEICTPNIPELKTLAEACQEPDSVSDIDAVLQRGCGSLLLTGTHAASQQIHHRLYRANGEVQQYHCSRLPGEYHGSGCTLAAALAARRAQGDCLESACQAALDYCFDSLVNAYSLGKGQLFPDRLPRLRATKGSDE
- the thiE gene encoding thiamine phosphate synthase; its protein translation is MSIHGLYAITDSQLLPPQQLLEAVEQALRGGTRILQYRDKASGQARRLEQARRLKLLCDRYAVPLLINDDLQLALDCDAAGVHLGQGDHTLQQARETLGPDAIIGITCHDSLSLALKAQQDGANYVAFGRFFPSHTKPEAPPAPLELLPQARQQLRLPLIAIGGITVDNADQVISRGADAIAVIHHLFASDDIEQRARALSAAFDSL
- the hemL gene encoding glutamate-1-semialdehyde 2,1-aminomutase; its protein translation is MSRSEQLFEQAKISIPGGVNSPVRAFNGVGGTPVFFQRADGAYIFDEDNKPYVDYIGSWGPMILGHNHPAVIDAVKAQIERGLSFGAPTEVEITMAEKVCELIPSIDQVRMVNSGTEATMSAIRLARGYTGRDKILKFEGCYHGHADSLLVKAGSGALTLGVPNSPGVPASVAEHTLTLPFNDIDAVRQLFAELGDQIACIIVEPVAGNMNCIPPVPGFLEGLREVCDQHKTVLIFDEVMTGFRVALGGAQSVYQVTPDLTTLGKIIGGGMPVGAFGGHRDIMQQLAPAGPVYQAGTLSGNPVAMAAGLAMLNTISTEGFYDQLSSTTAQLLSGLQERADKANIPFTTVQVGAMFGLFFSEQTRVSRFDQVMACNAERFKRFFHLMLDQGVYLAPSAFEAGFVSKAHGEKEIQLTLDAAQKAFAQL